A genomic stretch from Telmatocola sphagniphila includes:
- the mch gene encoding methenyltetrahydromethanopterin cyclohydrolase, producing MRESHRHNLNGRAGAAFDYLEENSHDLRVGISSVAKTKVIDCGVKSPGGLTAGLQLARICLSDYAQVELKNGNDGVVIQVYSDHPILACLASQYAGWQINVGSFFAMGSGPMRAAYGKEKLFEQFPDYKELPSEAVGVLETRKPPTAEVIDFIAHKLPPGVDKIKLAYAPTASLAGSIQVVARSLETALHKLHELKFDLTKIVSGHGVAPMPPIGKDDIQAIGWTNDAILYGGKVTLWVNSDDDVLNEIGSKVPSRASADFGRPFGEIFKSYNGDFYKIDPMLFSPAEITFVNLKTGRLFRFGRVEPDLLRKSFAGY from the coding sequence ATGAGAGAGTCTCATCGCCACAATTTAAATGGACGGGCGGGCGCCGCGTTCGATTATTTAGAAGAAAATAGCCACGATTTGCGGGTGGGTATCTCCTCCGTGGCGAAAACGAAAGTCATCGATTGTGGCGTTAAATCGCCCGGTGGATTGACTGCCGGACTTCAACTTGCGCGTATATGTCTTTCGGATTATGCGCAGGTCGAACTTAAAAATGGAAATGATGGAGTTGTAATACAAGTTTATTCCGATCATCCTATATTGGCCTGTCTGGCTTCACAGTATGCCGGCTGGCAGATAAATGTCGGTTCCTTTTTTGCCATGGGTTCCGGCCCGATGCGCGCCGCTTACGGTAAAGAAAAACTCTTCGAACAATTTCCCGATTATAAAGAACTGCCGAGCGAAGCCGTCGGAGTACTGGAGACCCGCAAGCCCCCGACGGCCGAAGTGATCGATTTCATAGCTCATAAGCTTCCCCCGGGAGTGGATAAAATCAAACTGGCCTATGCCCCGACTGCAAGTCTGGCCGGTAGCATTCAGGTGGTGGCCCGCTCCCTGGAAACGGCCCTTCATAAACTGCACGAATTGAAATTCGATCTGACGAAAATTGTTTCGGGACATGGGGTGGCCCCGATGCCCCCGATCGGGAAGGACGATATCCAGGCCATCGGTTGGACCAATGACGCCATCCTCTACGGCGGCAAAGTCACCCTTTGGGTGAACAGCGACGACGATGTGCTGAATGAAATTGGTTCGAAAGTCCCGTCGCGGGCCTCCGCTGATTTTGGCCGTCCGTTCGGCGAGATCTTCAAATCGTACAATGGCGACTTCTACAAGATCGATCCGATGCTGTTCTCCCCGGCGGAAATCACCTTCGTGAACTTGAAGACCGGCCGATTGTTCCGCTTCGGACGAGTCGAGCCCGATCTGCTTCGCAAATCCTTCGCCGGCTATTAA
- a CDS encoding DUF3488 and transglutaminase-like domain-containing protein — protein MKLLHSFRLSLYLMLSLSVVALGSASDFFLPEIPFIVIFSIALLGAAYSLEDRFSLSLPSANIVGGILGFIVACWIGYQFIRPGVSLLDTLPFPASLLPYLSPVLMILIPAKMLRPKHVGDYWTMFGLAVMSMGLACTMASDLSFGFFLFGWLILFVWSLALFFLCREIVWPNNFPTALIESRWTLLSASLRWVMSFGLLGLGIFLLTPRPTESRWALTSRSLGRIDIGLSNDNTIDLNRTGTLSQNPGEKAFEVRVKNFDGTPKDDLNPSQRWRSTTMLSYQDGKWSRSSFASGGSIMLRELSIPNNAPDNNIRRALPVLSPEQFYITFIRDSKLAPTIILADPVYWRANLPSPIASIADSQNSYVSFDPKIDGSFQPIPDLRRNEYTQVALPQLESDLGPPLYDVHWIPESTLLNRLPAKIQTDLAPWVLALIDELIAKNQIPGITKREMNTNYPDWIEWKQQEPIARALDKYLSSSGVYLYSSTLGRSDKSIDPILDFLFKIKMGHCERFASGLVLMLRSVGIPCQMVMGFKGCTAEQEGVYSIYSDDAHAWVEVLLRQPEPKNAAQPKRVNQFAEGDDPGERFIYRWLTLDPTPGTEARTSTTSKTTWMEGFWARIDRFYKEFILGYNPAVREKTAEYILAQVLAIRTFLQKEGWLWLVTGGISFLALLAYLRRRHQRKILENQEADPLLQLPGVKFHNRLLELLKRFGFEPEVGQTPREFGTRVTAALERSLGVLATVPAEAAELYYRSRYGNEQISPEELVKFDNKINLFESALKTSPD, from the coding sequence ATGAAACTACTTCATTCATTTCGGCTCAGCCTTTATCTGATGCTCAGTCTCTCGGTGGTTGCCCTGGGCTCGGCCAGCGACTTCTTTCTGCCCGAAATTCCGTTTATTGTCATCTTCTCGATCGCGCTTCTGGGCGCTGCCTATTCGCTGGAAGACCGCTTCAGTCTCTCCCTGCCGAGTGCCAACATCGTCGGGGGCATACTCGGTTTCATAGTCGCCTGCTGGATCGGCTACCAGTTCATCCGGCCGGGCGTCAGTCTATTGGATACCCTGCCCTTCCCGGCGAGTTTGCTGCCCTACCTCAGCCCGGTTCTGATGATTCTGATTCCCGCCAAGATGCTGCGCCCCAAGCATGTGGGCGACTACTGGACGATGTTCGGTCTGGCGGTGATGTCCATGGGATTAGCGTGCACCATGGCTTCCGATCTGTCCTTTGGTTTCTTCCTGTTCGGCTGGTTGATTCTATTCGTCTGGAGCCTGGCGCTCTTCTTTCTTTGCCGGGAAATTGTCTGGCCGAATAATTTTCCGACCGCACTGATCGAATCGCGCTGGACGCTGCTATCCGCTTCGCTGCGCTGGGTGATGAGTTTCGGTCTGCTGGGGCTGGGAATATTTCTGCTGACGCCCCGGCCCACCGAAAGCCGCTGGGCACTTACCTCGCGCAGCTTGGGCCGAATCGACATCGGCCTGTCAAACGACAACACCATCGACTTGAACCGTACCGGCACCCTGTCGCAGAATCCGGGGGAGAAAGCCTTCGAAGTGCGGGTCAAAAATTTCGATGGGACCCCTAAGGACGATTTGAATCCCTCCCAGCGCTGGCGCAGCACCACGATGCTCAGCTACCAGGATGGCAAGTGGTCCCGCTCCAGCTTCGCCAGCGGCGGTTCGATCATGCTGCGTGAGCTTTCCATTCCCAACAACGCTCCCGATAACAATATCCGCAGAGCTTTACCGGTTCTTTCCCCCGAGCAGTTTTACATCACTTTCATTCGGGATAGCAAGCTGGCGCCCACGATCATCCTGGCCGACCCGGTCTATTGGCGGGCCAACCTGCCCTCCCCAATAGCATCAATCGCCGATTCCCAAAATTCTTACGTCAGCTTTGATCCGAAAATCGACGGTAGCTTTCAGCCGATCCCGGATCTCCGCCGCAACGAATACACGCAGGTCGCCCTGCCGCAGCTGGAGTCGGATCTCGGCCCTCCTCTCTACGATGTGCACTGGATTCCCGAAAGCACTTTGCTGAATCGTTTACCGGCGAAGATCCAGACTGATCTGGCCCCCTGGGTACTCGCTCTGATCGACGAGCTGATCGCGAAAAATCAGATTCCCGGAATTACCAAACGGGAAATGAATACGAACTATCCCGACTGGATCGAATGGAAGCAGCAGGAGCCGATAGCGCGGGCTCTGGACAAGTATCTTTCCAGTTCCGGGGTCTATCTCTACTCTTCGACTCTGGGAAGATCGGACAAGTCGATCGATCCGATTCTGGATTTTCTGTTCAAAATAAAAATGGGCCACTGCGAGCGCTTTGCCAGCGGCCTGGTGCTGATGCTGCGCAGCGTCGGAATTCCCTGCCAGATGGTGATGGGTTTCAAAGGCTGTACTGCGGAGCAGGAGGGCGTCTATTCCATCTACTCAGATGATGCCCACGCCTGGGTGGAGGTATTACTCCGCCAGCCGGAACCCAAGAATGCGGCCCAGCCGAAGCGAGTGAACCAATTTGCCGAAGGCGACGATCCCGGCGAGCGGTTCATCTACCGCTGGTTAACGCTCGATCCCACCCCGGGTACGGAGGCTCGGACCTCCACGACCTCGAAAACAACCTGGATGGAAGGCTTCTGGGCTCGAATCGATCGATTCTACAAGGAGTTCATCCTCGGCTATAACCCGGCCGTTCGGGAAAAAACCGCGGAGTACATCCTCGCCCAGGTTCTGGCAATTAGAACCTTCCTACAAAAGGAAGGCTGGCTCTGGCTTGTAACCGGCGGCATCTCGTTCCTGGCTCTACTCGCCTATCTGCGGCGAAGGCATCAGCGAAAAATTCTCGAAAACCAGGAAGCGGATCCGCTGCTGCAGCTGCCCGGCGTCAAGTTTCACAATCGGCTTTTGGAATTGCTGAAAAGGTTCGGCTTTGAACCTGAAGTCGGCCAAACTCCACGCGAATTTGGAACTCGCGTGACTGCAGCTCTGGAACGGTCACTCGGAGTACTCGCCACGGTGCCCGCCGAGGCCGCGGAATTGTACTACCGCAGTCGTTATGGAAATGAACAAATCTCTCCCGAAGAGCTGGTAAAGTTTGATAATAAGATCAACTTGTTTGAAAGTGCATTAAAAACTTCGCCGGATTAA
- a CDS encoding DUF58 domain-containing protein, with protein MANPVDPNQKVPAPLPLNTREGKYWLLFAIALFITGLYRGINLLLLLSYMLMGLWFVNWRLVRRSTSSLTALREWRTPVIANQITDWRVVLQNETEEALRGFQVSEEIAGKRAFWTVDRLAPKGRVYLRETVAFSHRGRHALGPLRVITRFPFGLVQSALDLPGGQEVLVLPRLGQIKNELFKSWLSRVSRGEGKTRQRKPLASLRQANFHGLRQFRPGDSPRWIDWKSSARRDELIVREFEDDAPPKLILIVEAWLPMTPTVADHRSLEDILSLAGTICRDWSQDQTSSLQLIVVEQAVQSRKMSGSADHAWPLIEMLAPLKGTDKPAQLQSQLIGRTRQFADSIVVISSRANSPLAREAEQLYHRQVARIDSLENLNWYIQPLEGIGEVN; from the coding sequence ATGGCAAACCCAGTCGATCCCAATCAGAAGGTGCCGGCCCCTTTGCCGCTGAATACGCGTGAAGGGAAGTACTGGTTGCTCTTCGCCATCGCCCTGTTTATCACCGGGCTCTATCGCGGCATCAATCTCCTGCTGCTATTGTCCTACATGCTGATGGGGTTATGGTTTGTGAACTGGCGGCTGGTCCGGCGCTCCACGAGCAGTCTGACCGCCCTCCGCGAATGGCGAACACCCGTGATCGCCAACCAGATTACCGACTGGCGGGTCGTACTGCAGAACGAAACCGAGGAGGCGCTGCGCGGCTTCCAGGTGAGTGAGGAAATCGCCGGTAAAAGAGCCTTCTGGACGGTTGATCGGCTGGCTCCCAAAGGACGCGTCTACCTGCGGGAAACAGTGGCCTTCTCCCATCGCGGCAGGCATGCCCTCGGCCCTTTGCGGGTGATCACGCGCTTTCCCTTTGGACTCGTGCAAAGCGCCCTCGATCTGCCCGGCGGACAGGAAGTACTGGTGTTGCCGCGACTGGGGCAGATTAAAAATGAATTGTTCAAGAGTTGGCTGTCGCGAGTGAGCCGAGGCGAAGGCAAAACCCGCCAGCGAAAGCCGCTCGCTTCCCTGCGGCAGGCGAATTTTCACGGTTTAAGACAATTTCGACCCGGCGACAGTCCGCGCTGGATCGACTGGAAATCCTCGGCCCGCCGCGATGAACTGATCGTTCGCGAGTTCGAGGACGATGCCCCGCCGAAGCTGATTCTGATCGTCGAAGCCTGGTTGCCGATGACGCCCACGGTCGCCGATCACCGTTCCCTGGAAGATATCCTGAGCCTGGCCGGAACGATCTGTCGAGACTGGTCGCAGGATCAGACCAGCTCCTTGCAACTGATCGTGGTCGAGCAGGCCGTCCAATCCCGGAAAATGTCCGGCAGTGCCGACCACGCCTGGCCTCTGATCGAAATGCTGGCTCCTTTAAAAGGGACCGACAAGCCGGCCCAACTTCAGTCGCAACTGATCGGGCGGACCCGCCAGTTCGCCGATTCGATTGTCGTAATCAGTTCGCGGGCCAATTCTCCGCTTGCTCGCGAGGCAGAACAACTTTATCATCGGCAGGTCGCTCGAATCGATTCGCTCGAAAATCTGAACTGGTACATCCAGCCTCTGGAGGGAATCGGTGAAGTGAATTAG
- a CDS encoding AAA family ATPase: protein MADPHAGTSPDLAPLVAKLKQLQDNIGGILLGKQEVTRLALIALLAEGHLLLEDVPGVGKTLLAKALSKSLNCSFHRIQFTPDLLPGDLLGTSIFHKPSGEFVFQAGPIFAQVILADEINRATPRTQSALLEAMSEKQVSLEGQTRQLGPPFIVIATQNPYEFEGTYPLPESQLDRFSIRCEIGYPPRSVERDILTQHRDGEPVDHLKSVIEVNELLDIQMRVRKVRFSDSLSDYLLDIIDKTRVHPDISLGASTRAALGLYRAVQASALLDGRDYVIPDDVKQLVVPALAHRLISKRWSQGKRDDGAAEALREILDQTAVPS from the coding sequence ATGGCCGACCCGCACGCGGGCACTTCCCCCGATTTAGCCCCTTTAGTCGCTAAACTCAAGCAGCTACAGGATAACATCGGTGGCATTCTGCTGGGCAAGCAGGAAGTCACCCGACTGGCATTGATCGCCTTATTGGCGGAAGGGCATCTTTTACTGGAAGACGTGCCCGGCGTGGGCAAAACGCTTTTGGCCAAGGCCCTCTCCAAAAGCTTGAATTGCAGTTTCCACCGCATTCAATTCACGCCCGACTTACTTCCGGGCGACTTGCTGGGAACCAGCATTTTCCACAAGCCGAGCGGCGAATTCGTTTTTCAAGCCGGACCGATCTTCGCACAGGTGATTTTGGCCGATGAAATCAACCGGGCCACGCCGCGCACGCAAAGTGCTCTGCTCGAAGCCATGAGCGAGAAGCAGGTGTCGCTCGAAGGCCAGACCCGGCAGCTCGGGCCGCCATTTATCGTGATTGCTACTCAGAACCCCTATGAATTTGAAGGCACTTACCCCCTTCCGGAAAGCCAACTCGACCGTTTCAGCATCCGGTGCGAGATCGGCTACCCTCCGCGATCGGTGGAACGGGATATTCTGACCCAGCACCGCGATGGCGAACCTGTCGATCATCTGAAATCGGTCATCGAAGTCAATGAGCTGCTCGATATTCAAATGCGGGTGCGAAAAGTCCGCTTTTCGGATAGCCTGTCGGATTATCTTCTGGATATCATCGACAAGACGCGCGTGCATCCGGATATTTCGCTCGGGGCCAGTACCCGCGCGGCTTTAGGCCTTTACCGGGCGGTGCAGGCCTCGGCCCTGCTCGATGGCCGGGATTATGTGATCCCCGATGATGTGAAGCAACTCGTCGTCCCGGCGCTCGCGCATCGTCTGATCTCCAAACGCTGGAGCCAGGGCAAGCGCGATGACGGGGCGGCGGAAGCTCTCCGGGAAATTCTGGATCAAACGGCCGTGCCTTCGTAA
- a CDS encoding DUF1559 domain-containing protein, producing MKRKTARSAFTLIELLVVIAIISTLIGMLLPAVQKAREAASRMRCSNNLKQIALAMHNYEFNMNSFPPSRLGQGYATWAVLILPYIEQDNLYRQWNLGLTYYQQNTTAQRSAVPIYFCPSRRVANSAPMWSISGDIPSSATLGSGSQNVPGALGDYAASIDRSGYDYPTTSQPSMTAAFQMGSGTRFADFTDGTSNTILMGEKQVPQGNLGVGWWDCSIYNGDYYQCSCRAASRAFPLTTNPQDTAWKFGSMHMQVVMFAFADGHVQSIPETIDPTTYELLGMRNDGQVIPPW from the coding sequence ATGAAACGGAAAACTGCCAGATCGGCGTTCACGCTGATCGAACTGCTCGTGGTGATCGCGATTATCTCGACTCTCATCGGCATGCTTCTGCCCGCGGTGCAGAAAGCTCGGGAAGCGGCCAGTCGCATGCGCTGTTCGAATAACCTGAAGCAAATCGCCCTGGCCATGCACAATTACGAATTCAACATGAATTCGTTCCCGCCCAGCCGTCTGGGACAGGGCTATGCGACCTGGGCCGTGTTGATCCTGCCCTATATCGAGCAGGACAATCTCTACCGACAGTGGAATCTCGGGCTGACTTACTATCAGCAGAACACGACCGCGCAACGAAGTGCGGTACCAATCTATTTCTGCCCTTCCCGACGCGTGGCCAATTCGGCCCCGATGTGGAGCATCAGTGGCGATATTCCCAGCTCTGCCACCCTGGGTTCGGGGAGTCAAAACGTCCCCGGAGCACTCGGGGACTATGCCGCCAGCATCGACCGTTCCGGATACGATTATCCCACGACTTCGCAGCCGAGCATGACGGCGGCCTTCCAGATGGGGTCCGGCACGCGCTTCGCCGACTTCACCGACGGTACCAGCAATACGATCCTGATGGGCGAGAAGCAGGTGCCCCAAGGCAACCTGGGTGTCGGGTGGTGGGACTGCTCAATTTATAATGGCGACTACTATCAATGCTCCTGTCGGGCGGCTTCGCGGGCTTTTCCTCTGACGACCAATCCGCAGGATACGGCCTGGAAGTTCGGTAGCATGCACATGCAGGTGGTCATGTTCGCTTTTGCCGATGGGCACGTACAGTCCATTCCGGAAACCATCGACCCGACGACATACGAACTGCTCGGCATGCGGAACGATGGCCAGGTGATACCACCCTGGTGA
- a CDS encoding Bax inhibitor-1/YccA family protein — translation MSQYLEDGYYTDSVAQAPSNVRLAFIRKTYATVAAASVAFVGLEAVFLNSPIRDLFFNALRGGGTFAWIALMVLFMGSGFIARVMAASRNTMTQYLGLALYVALQAVIFMPILTIAEAKTGDHRLALQAGIMTLTIFGGLSAAVFLSKKDFSFLGTGLTVLGFAGLGIIIAAAIGGFGLGIWFSFLMVALVCGYILYDTSNVLHHYGVNQHVGAALELFADVTMLFYYILRILLNSSRD, via the coding sequence ATGAGTCAGTATTTGGAAGATGGTTACTACACCGATTCGGTGGCTCAGGCACCATCTAATGTGCGTCTGGCATTCATTCGCAAGACTTATGCTACCGTGGCCGCGGCCTCGGTAGCTTTTGTCGGTTTGGAAGCGGTCTTTTTGAATTCCCCCATCCGGGATTTGTTTTTCAATGCCCTTCGGGGGGGTGGAACCTTCGCCTGGATCGCGCTGATGGTTCTGTTTATGGGCTCGGGCTTCATCGCTCGAGTGATGGCGGCCTCCCGCAATACGATGACCCAGTATTTGGGCCTGGCTCTGTATGTGGCCCTTCAGGCGGTCATCTTCATGCCGATTTTGACGATTGCCGAAGCGAAAACCGGCGATCACCGGTTGGCCTTGCAAGCCGGCATCATGACCTTGACCATCTTCGGCGGTTTGTCCGCGGCGGTATTTCTGTCCAAGAAGGATTTCTCGTTCCTCGGCACGGGTCTGACGGTGCTGGGCTTCGCCGGATTGGGAATCATCATTGCCGCGGCGATCGGAGGCTTCGGTCTGGGCATCTGGTTCAGCTTCCTGATGGTGGCCTTGGTCTGCGGTTACATTCTGTACGACACCTCGAACGTGCTTCATCACTATGGTGTGAACCAGCACGTGGGGGCGGCCTTGGAACTGTTCGCCGATGTCACGATGCTCTTCTACTACATCCTCCGGATTCTGCTGAATTCCAGCAGAGATTAA
- a CDS encoding DUF1571 domain-containing protein encodes MLQRWLVFFALSSVLAVGCVTLPAADQDPTEKKKDDDKKKDKDDDDKKVGPIMKRLQELKAKREAEKEAKLKDELEKLQKRREERERKAGKDTDKAKEKSKDPDIEKREPEVAKPGIIKEWIDQSRSAYKSVKDYTCIFIKQERIGSKLMDEQTAEMSVRAEPFAVFFHFTGPKSVQGQEAAYMAGKNEGKARVKGAGLKGLVGYLTLAVDDPKIMSDNRHTIDQAGIGKLIEQIGDVDKKAGGVKSKILLSEVQFDKRDCLKLEITLEDKHPDIPYRSIIYFDKALKLPVRVENYEAPKKGKTEPELLEMYSYTQLKLNVGLKEEIFEK; translated from the coding sequence ATGCTCCAACGTTGGCTGGTTTTTTTTGCTCTCAGTTCCGTACTGGCGGTCGGTTGCGTGACGCTGCCCGCTGCGGATCAGGATCCCACCGAAAAAAAGAAAGACGACGACAAGAAGAAGGATAAGGACGACGACGACAAGAAAGTCGGCCCGATCATGAAACGGCTACAGGAGTTAAAGGCCAAGCGGGAAGCCGAGAAGGAGGCCAAACTCAAGGACGAACTGGAAAAGCTGCAGAAACGACGGGAAGAACGGGAACGCAAAGCGGGCAAGGATACTGATAAAGCGAAGGAAAAATCGAAAGATCCCGATATAGAAAAGCGAGAACCGGAGGTGGCGAAGCCCGGTATCATCAAGGAGTGGATCGACCAGTCTCGCTCGGCGTACAAATCGGTCAAAGATTACACCTGCATTTTCATCAAGCAGGAACGTATCGGCAGCAAGCTGATGGATGAACAGACCGCCGAGATGAGCGTCCGGGCGGAACCTTTTGCCGTATTCTTCCACTTCACGGGTCCGAAATCGGTGCAGGGTCAGGAAGCTGCCTATATGGCAGGAAAAAATGAGGGGAAAGCCCGCGTGAAAGGGGCCGGATTGAAGGGACTGGTCGGTTATCTGACACTGGCGGTGGACGATCCCAAGATTATGTCGGATAACCGGCATACCATCGATCAGGCCGGGATCGGTAAATTGATCGAACAGATCGGCGATGTGGATAAGAAAGCCGGCGGAGTTAAATCTAAGATTCTCCTCAGCGAAGTACAATTCGACAAGCGAGATTGCTTGAAGTTGGAAATAACGCTCGAGGATAAACACCCGGATATCCCGTACAGGTCGATCATATACTTCGATAAAGCCTTGAAGTTACCGGTTCGCGTCGAAAATTACGAGGCACCGAAGAAGGGCAAGACCGAACCGGAACTCCTGGAGATGTATTCCTACACCCAGCTGAAACTGAATGTGGGACTGAAAGAGGAAATCTTCGAAAAGTAA